The proteins below are encoded in one region of Mustelus asterias unplaced genomic scaffold, sMusAst1.hap1.1 HAP1_SCAFFOLD_373, whole genome shotgun sequence:
- the lbh gene encoding protein LBH, giving the protein MTGVVKTGPIEHMDLCSRKDTLCFQIFPDPSDIEHCYKLKDRLPSIVVEPSEGEVESGELRWPPEEMLITEEESQKVCKETETQVSMEQ; this is encoded by the exons ATGACTGGGGTGGTGAAAACTGGCCCAATTGAGCACATGGATCTCTGTTCCCGCAAGGACACTCTCTGTTTCCAG ATATTTCCCGATCCCTCTGACATTGAACATTGCTACAAACTGAAAGACCGTCTGCCATCCATTGTGGTGGAACCGAgtgagggagaggtggagagtgGGGAGCTGCGATGGCCACCGGAGGAGATGCTGATTACCGAGGAAGAGAGtcagaaagtctgcaaagagactgAGACGCAGGTCAGCATGGAACAGTAA